GACGCTCAACGCAAGGGTGAAGATCAGGAGGTCGTGGATCATCTCGCCTATGTTGCCGCAAAGAAAGTTGCGATTGCACAGGAAACCGCCAAAATGAAGGTAGCCGAGAAAGCAGTTGCCAATATTAGCACGGAAAGAGAAAAAATCCGCCTTGAACTACGCACGACAGAGGCCGATTCCGCCAGGCAGCAGGTAAAGACCGCGAAAGAAAGGGCTGAAAGGCAGGAAACCGCGTTAGAAGTATCTCAGGCCCAGACTGAAAGTAGCAGGCAAAGGCTTGAGGCACAAGTTGCGGAAACTGACTCTGCCAACGTCAGAATCCACCAGATGGAGGAAGAACTCAAGGAGTTGAATGCCCGGGAGACCGAACGCGGTATGGTGATTACGCTTGGTGACGTATTATTCGACACAAGCAAGGCGGAGCTTAGAGACAGCAGCATCAACAGTTTGAAGAAGCTCGCGGATTTTCTCAAGGCTTACCCGGAACGCACTGCGGTGATAGAGGGTTATACCGATAGTACGGGCGAAAGTAGTTTCAACCAGTCGCTCTCTGAAAAACGCGCCATGGCTGTGCGCGACAGCCTGTTAAATATGGGCGTCGACAGAAATCGCATCAGCACACGTGGCTTTGGTGAGGCAAACCCTGTTGCCACCAACACGACAGCCGCTGGTCGTCAATCAAATCGGCGCGTGGAAATCGTACTTCCCCAACAACAGTAACGATACACTGATGTCTTGACGGCTTGCGACTAAAGACGGAGGTTAAGTCCTCCGTTATTAGTATGGCTAGATTGCCTTGAGAAGGACCGGATACATCAGAAACCATACTATTAACTATCGTTGAGCCACCATTGATTGTTGTGTTTCGAAATTGCTCTCATAGTCGAAATCTGGCCTATGTACCAAACGGCTTGCTCGGCGCGACATTAATAATCTTTCCGGCCCTGATGTCAAGGCAGGAAATATAATGCACCATGCAAAGCGTGATCATGCAATGAACTACATTAAAACCTTACCTTAAAACTTAATTGTTTAATTATATCAAGGAGATTTTCATGAAAAATATAAACAAAAATTTCTCAACGCTCATACTGAGCATTATTTTTTATCCATACTTGGTTGCGCACCAACCGAAAAAAAGGAAGGAACAGGCGAATATATTGACGATACTTTTATCACCACCAAGGTTAAGACTGCCATATTCAACGAGCCTACACTGAAGTCAGCTGAGATCAACGTGGAAACCTTCAAAGGTATTGTGCAATTAAGCGGATTTATCAGATCGCAAGCGAACATCGACAAGGCTGTCAGCCTTGCACGTGGTGTTAAAGGGGTAAAGTCAGTCAAGAACGACATGCTGGTCAAGTAACAAAAACATATCGCACGCGCGTTCCGCGCAATAATCGCCAAAAACTCAAAGCCCGGCTTTGCCGGCCGTTGTAATAACCGGATCTGAAGAACGTGACACCCGCTTCTCACCTGCTTCAGGGTGAAGGCTCGCCCATTCCTCCATAGGCTATGTTAGCTATCACACAGATATTGCCCGGAGTTTCCCCTACCTTTAATCTATCGACGCCAGAATGGTGGTTTTCACACTGAAACTTGCCACATAATCAATACAGCCCTGTTCATAGGCATGTTGATTTTATTCCACTATTTTGACTTTCTGGGCAGCAACCCAGCCACAGAAAAGGTTGATGAGAAGTTCGATAAACCGGCGAGAAGTACACATATTTCTGAAAAGGCCAAAAAGAAGTAATTGTTTTCCTTCACAGCATCTACAGGAGCGACATCAATGCTTGAAACTATTGCGGTTATATTGATTATCCTCTGGTTACTGGGACTGGTTTCCTCGTACACCATGGGCGGTCTGATTCACATACTTTTGGTTATTGCGCTCGTGGTGATAGTGCTGCGTGTTATTCAAGGTCGACGCATATTATGACCCTGTTTTTTCCATACAGCCTGGCGCAGAATGCTATACACAGGTGATTCGTGGCAGCGGCTATTCCTGGTACACGATCCAGCCCATCACCTACGGAGGTATTTTTCTCGGTGTTTGTCCAGGCCCCGTTACTCCATCCTGTATTGCAAAAGTTCAAGTCTTTGTAACTCCAGCAGAAGTAAATCTGTCTTGAGCTACATTTCAGCTATTTTCATTTTCATCCTGTCGCCATTGGTTATAGCAATCGAGCCCACAGAACCAGCGTATATATTCTTCACCCTCATCCTTCAGAGCGTCGACGCGAGGAACCTCCTTCCGGCACACAGTACAACTGACTTTTTCCGGTAACGAAGCCTGTTCCGGGCTGCCGGGCTTTTTCGACATCAGTATTTCACCTCATCGATACGCATCGTGGATTGCATCAGTTTATACGCATCTTCCGCTTCCGCTTTGTCCCTCGCCTCAATCATGAGTACAGGATAGCCTTCTTTCAGGGCATCTTCCACGACCGCGGTCAAAACATCCTCTTTCTGAATATTATGTAATGATCGTTTCACGGTATGCGTGCCATGTAGCATAACCGAGTACCGGCGCGATGAGCACGAAGCCTATCAGTGCCGTCGCGAATCCGATTGCTGTCAGTGCCAGAATCAGCAAGGCCCAGAGTGCCAGAGCCGACTTGTTTCGCCACACCGCATGAAAGCTTGTTGTGATTGCCGTCATGGCATCGGCATCCCGGTCCAGAATCATCGGCAAGGCAAATGAGCTGGCACCAAACAGCAGGCCGCCGAAAATAACCGCAACGACAAGGAACCCTGTATTAGACAGCGGCACCGCCGCAGAAGCCGCCGACTGCCCGGATATCGTCACAACATTCATCACAATCGAAACTAGGATGAGCAGGAACATGAACATCAGGCTCAGCAACAGCGCCAGCATGAGCTCGTGCCCCATTTCAAGAAAAGCCTTGCTACGCTCGTGACGAAAACTCGGCTCGTGGTTTTTCTCGAGCTGGTGGCTTATATCGTAGAGGCCAAATGCGAGTGCGGGCCCCACTACCAGCAGACAGATAAACAGTGCAACCAGCAAATAACTCTCACTGGTCCAGGCTAAAGAAACAAGTAACCAACCGATTGCCGCGAATATCACACCGTAGACCAGGCTGTGCCAGGGCGCGCGCCGGAAGTCTTGCCAGCCTTTTTTCAGCCACCCGAACGGCGCCCTGGACGTCAGGGAGTGACAAGCTGCGTAGATCGGAGAATCATTCTTGACTGAATCTGCTGTTTTCATCCTGCACCTCCGGATACCCGTACCACCTGATCCCAGTATAGTAGGCACAACCGCTTTTCGCAGGCATCAGGCCAGGATCCCGCGAGCGGAAAAAACCATGAAAAGCAGGGGCAAAGCCCTGTAAGACCTGTCTCGGCATACACCATGCCAGGGGCCAGGTCATACGGACCCGACGGCTTACTTTTCATTAAGTAAACGCGTTAGCTGGCGGCCCCTTTTAGCCGAATATTAGCAACCGGCTATATTAGTAATAATTGTTGTCTCACCGGTTTTTTTTAATGTTTGAATCACAATATACTGGACACTTGTCGTCAGACCAGAAAACGCCAGGCAGGGAGTCGGAAATGGCAGAATTCAGCGTAAACACACACCGCTTTGATCCTTACAAAAACTTTAAATTTCGCATCAAATGGGATGGACGTTATGTCGCTGGTGTCAGCAAAATCAGTAGCTTAAAACGCAATACGGAAGTCATTGAGTGGCGCCAGGGTGGCGAGCCCAACCTCACGCGCCGTATGCCCGGATTTACAACCTTTGAGCCTATCACTCTTGAACGGGGGGTAACTCACGACACGGAATTCGAAAAATGGGCGAACAAGGTATGGCACCTGGGCGCGGGATCGGGCAGCGAGGTGTCCCTGGCAGATTTTCGCAAGGATCTCGTGCTCGAGGTTATGAACGAAGCTGGCCAGATTGTGCTGGCCTACAAGATATATCGATGCTGGGTCAGCAACTATCAGGCTTTGCCGGATCTTGATGCGAATGAACCTGCCATCGCCATCGAGTCACTCACGTTACAACATGAGGGTTGGGAACGTGACACATCCGTCACCGAACCCACTGAAACGAGTACCTGAGCCAGCCGATGCCTTCCGCCAACCTTTCGAAAGCCTCTTTGCATTTCCTGGGCAATTCCCGGGACTTGCCCGAACCGTTTATCTTTCAGTTCAATCCTGAGAGCATGACACGAGTACAGAGCTACTCTGAAAAAAACAAGAAAATCACTGAAACCATCCGCCTGCGTCTGATCTTCAATATAATGCATGGCCTGTCGGATAATAATCCCCAGGCCATAGAACATGGCATTTACCCGTTACTGGCAGCACTGGAAGAATATGTCGCCGAACAGGACAAGTTAATACGTCTACCTGGCATACTGGGGAGGTTGGGTCCGAAACTGCAGCGAGTAATGGTGCTCTCATATGGTGAGCGGAGCATTCCGGTTCGAATAGTTCGGCTCAATATAAAAGAACTTGTGCACAATGCTCAATTAACGCCCTTGCATGCAACAGCTGATCTGTCACTCCGCGTGCTGGGCGAGTCAGAGTTAAGCGGTAACCCACAGGGTAAGGCCGCGTTGGAAAATTACAGAAAGTATCGTAAGACCAGCGCCAACTCCTTAACGTCCCTGATTCATTTATAGTACTCAGGACAAGAAAATTCTGCTCCTTAAGAGCGCACAATCTTGACGCGATCTCCGACCGCGATCATTCCATCACTGACAACAGTCAAACATATACCGCTGTTTTTCCAAAGAGCGCCTGCAAGCCCCTTACCTTCAACCTTATCCAGGTAGCCACACGGCGGGCGAGGCTTGTGGTAACGAAAAATGGCATCGCCTATTCGAATGGTCTTGTCCTGCAAGTCTCGGGTTTTGAGATTGCCAATAACCAGGTTGCGGCGATGATGCCCCGTATCCAGTCTGGCGCGGAGGCTATCTGACAGGCCCTTTTTGGCTTTATCCAGGTCATCTTCGCTGATCAACGTAACCTGACAGGCTTCGGTAACTTGCCAGAACCCCCTGGCCATGCTGTAGCGGTCACCGGACAAACCGGTCTGTTCATGCACCTGTATACGATCGACAGACTGCATTTCAGCGCCAGCCGAGCTGGCAATATAGATCGCGTTGAGTTCCGGTAAAGCGCGATGACGGGGAAGGGAAAACAGCCTGTTAAGCAATGACAAGATATTGATAGTCCTGGAATAATATATCATCAGCCGGGTGTAACACTGACTTATGATTTGTGATTTGTGATTTATCAGTCAACAACACCGAGGCTGATCAGGGCAAGATGCATCCCCTGTACCAGGGCAATCACCAGAATGAGGGCGACCGGGTAGACCGACGAGTACGCGATGACCGGTCGCTCCGAGACATCGGCCTGACGAATGATATCCAGCCCCGGGGTAAAGGTCATGCCGCCGCAAATGACACCAAAACACTCGCTGACCGGGATTTTCATGTAAAAGTGCCCGAACAGGAAACTGGCCAGCATGGGAATCACGGCGAACAGCACCGCGTACAGGGCGTAATAAACGGCCTGAAAATCCAGGGATTCGACAAAGCTCTGTCCGGTGTCGAACCCGACCTGGACGAAAAACAGCGCCAGCCCCAATTCTTTCAGCACGGCTGTCGCATTGCGTGGGAAGCGCCCGATAAAATTCCCAATCCGCCCGAAGTGGCCAAAGATCAGCCCCGCCACCAGTGCCCCACCGGCGAGTCCCAGGGAAAATGGCCCCAGCGTCGGCACCGGGATGATCAGGCCGCCAATGGCAAAGGCGAGAAACAACGTCGCGGCCAGCGAGCCGATATCCACCCGCCGTTGCACGGTGTGGTGCTCATGGCCAAGGAACAGCTCCAGCTGGTCGAGCTGGTAGGGTGTTCCCACCGCGACGACGACATCGCCGTATTCCAGCGAGAGATCGTGACGCGGAACAAATTCAACATTGGAGCGAATCACGCGGGTGATAGAGATATTATATCTAAGCCGGATACCCAGATCGTTCAGGGTACGATTCACTATGGAGGTGTTCTCCACCACGATGGAGCGGGTGTCGAGTTCCGAGTTCTCATCGAACTTTTCCTGCACTTCCTCACCCAGCATCTCACCGACCGTTTGCACGTCTTCGGTCAGGCCTTCCAGCCGCACGATATCGCCGACCAGCAGTACCGTACTCCCGCTTGCCGTTCGCAGCGAGAGATCCCGCAGGATCCCGGATACCACGACATTATGCGTCTGAAGGATATCGGTATCACGTATCAGCTTGCCGGATAATTCAGGGTTATTCACTTTGTACACCGCGGTATGCATTTGTGAACGGGATTGCACTTCCGCCTCCATTCGCCCGCGTAATAATTTTACGGAAATCGTGATAAATAGAATCACGCCCAACAGGCCGAAGGGATAGGCGACGCCGTAGCCAAAGATAACCTCGCTCTCCGGGCTGAACTGCAAGGCACTGATCAGCGCTGGACTGGAGGTAAAGGCCCCGGCAAACAGGCCGAGTCCAATGCCCGTGGGCACCGCCGCAATGGTAATGATCGCAACCACGGTAACACCGGCAACGGACAGCAATATCAGGACATTGAGAATATAGCGCTTGCCGTGCTGTTTGAAGGCACGGAAAAAACTCGGACCGGCTTCCAGTCCGACACAGAGCAAAAACAGGACAATACCGAGATCCTGAAGAATAACGATAGGCTCGAATTGATAGAAATAGCCGGCAATCATCGCAACGATCAAAACGCCGCTCGAGCCAAAACCGACTCCCTTGATCCGCAGATTGCCAAAAGCAACACCGAGCAGAATGACCAGAAAGGTAACGATCAGCTCGGTCTTGCGGAAGAAGAACTCAATAGGTACAACACCTTCTGTTTCCAGCATAGGACCTGATCCCGATTAGCGCGAAGTCCAGCGGACTCCGGTGAGCGGTATTCAGTTTGCGGGCAACTGAATACCTCGCCAGGCGATGTGCGACTGGCACAGCCTGGAAAAGATAAATTTAATCATATTCAACCAGTCAGTCCGGATCAATCCAAACAGCGATGAGCCAATCCGCGATACGGGCTTTGCCTCTTTAATTCAGGCTGCGGTTCAAATCCTGGGCGATGTGCGAACGATCCTGTTCCGCCTAGTCCAGATTATAGTTCATCATTTTGGCGAATTCTTTGCCTGATTTTCTGGATTTTCCGTGATCGCCCATTATTACCTTCACAGAGTCAATCAAACCGTGATGTATCCCCTATGACTATTGTTGGGCTACGCTCTTACCAGGGCATTCGGGTGCCGTCAAAACGCAGAAATATACCTGATTGCTCAAACGTGAAATCATCGATGATTTGACGCATCCCCTGCACACTCTCCGCGCGTGTATACGGCGCCGAGTCGCCTCCCATCCGGGTCTGGACCCAACCGGGATGCAGTAACAACACACCAACCTTGCGCGGCGCAACTTCATGGGCTAACCCGGTCATTGCCGCGTTCAGGGCCGCCTTGCTGGAACGATAGGCGTAGTCATTGCCACTGCCGATATCCGTGATGCTGCCCATGTGGCTGCTGATGCCAACCAGCAGACGGCGCCGGCTGCGGGCAACCGAATCCAGCAAGGCTTCACTGACCCGCATGGCCCCCAGGACGTTCACCGCGAAGGTCTGCTGCCAGTCGTCGTAATCAATACTGCCGAGTTTGTCCTTGCCCCAACGTTCGTAATAAACACCGGCATTATTGACCAGAATATCGATAGCGACCTCGTTCAATTCTCTGGCCAGCGCTTCAATCTGCTCGGAGCGGGTCACATCGAGCGGGTGGAGGGAGACATTCGAATGGTCACTTGCCAGCCTGTGCAGTTCCTCGGCCTGCTCCAAAAAACGACACGTGGCGTACACCCGCCAGCCCAGCCGGGCATACTGGCGCACCCATTCCAGGCCCAGCCCACGATTGCTGCCCGTCACGAGGATCGAGTTCATATCCATACCCGATCTATAAGATAAATCCCGGGCTCCGTAAACCCCGGGCAAAATCGAGATACGGGCAATTCCGCCCTTTTCCCGAACAAAATTGATTTTCCCCGGTCCTATTCGTGACGTACACTACCGGCCATCCGTACACTAATATATGTACCCTGGCCAGACGCAACCAACAGGAACCCGATGGACAACGAATCAACGACAAGCGTGCAGAGCACCCCCACGCATAAACCCAGGCCGATGATCGACCTGCTGGTCAGCATCCTGATCCCGTCTGTTATCCTGATGAAATTCAGCAACCCGGAGCATCTGGGACCCAGCGGCGCCCTGGTTATCGCGCTCGCCTTTCCACTTGGCTGGGGCACGTTTGAATTATTCAAATACCGGAAATTCAATTTCATCGCACTGCTCGGCCTGATCAGTGTCCTGCTCACCGGCGGCATCGGTCTTCTCGAGCTCGGCCCCAAATGGCTGGCCGTCAAGGAGGCCGCCATCCCCGGCCTCATTGGACTCGTCATCCTCATCTCCGCCTATACACCCTATCCGCTAATCAGGACATTGCTGTTTAACCCGCGGGTTATGAATATCGAGAAGATTGAGACAAAACTGCATGAACTCGGCACTCAACACCTGTTTGACACCCGACTGAACAATGCAACATACCTGTTGAGCAGCACCTTCCTGTTTTCTGCCGTTATGAACTACCTGCTGGTCACATGGATTGTTATCAGCCCGGCAGGCACGCCCGCATTCAACGAGGAACTGGGACAGATGACGCTGCTGAGTTACCCTGTCATTGCCATTCCATCAACGGTGATGATGATGGCAATTTTGTATTACCTGTGGCGAACGATTCGTACGCTGACCGGGTACACATTAGAAGAAATCATTACCATGCCTGGGGACTGAGTAATCGGAGCCTGACACGTTCGGGAACCAATGTTTTTCTGGCGCTGCAAGGCGTGGGGTGAAGTACTACCGATTCGCATGAATAACTGTTCCAGATTCATGCACACTCTATACTCTGGCCAATCCTGCAGGTCACGCTGGCATTAGCCTGCGTGACATTCCTGCCGATACGCAGAATGTCAGGTTGCGCTGCGCTCAACCTGACCTACCTCTCTGATACCACCAGGCCTGAATAAAAGTTCCGAATATCCGATCACCCCCTGTAGGGGGGAACAAGCGAAGCGGTTCCACCTGAACCCCGAAAAAAACTGGATCTGTCGTGTTGCTCCTTGATCCAGGCTACCTGATCAATGAACGGGTTTTCGGATCACCTGTTTAGTAGACCGGCACCAGGTGATAGCCCTGTGCCTGGTATCCGATCAGTGAAATAAAGCCGTCACCGACCAGGTTAAGATCTGACAGCAGGGTGTTGTTATCAATGCCGAACGCATCGGTTGCCACGGCACAGATTTCCTGTTCAATGCCCAGTGCCGCAAGCTTTTCGACATTGCTTTCAATTTCCATCAGCACGGCGCCGTGTCGGTCTGCAATTTCCGCTTTCGGTGAGGTACTGAGATATTGCACGCTGGGGCCAATGTAGACCATCACAAAATCCGGCGTCACGCCCTGGGCCTGCATACCCTTGAAGGTGCCCTGAATAACCTCCAGATAGAAATTCATTTTCTTCGCATCGGCAATATCGATCAGAAACACCGCCTTACCGACTTTCAAATCACCCAGTGCAGCACGATCGTTGATCTTGCTGTCGGCATGACTGTGGCTGGCCGCCAGGGCCAGTGACAGAATCAGTAAGGTGTATTGAAACAATTTTCTCATGATGAATTCCGTGAGGTTTATTGGTTTGGCATGTTCTGCAGATCAATTATCGAGCAACTGGCTTTACGCGTTTGCCGGCAGTTTTGATCGCCCGGCTGATGATCGTATGCACAGCGCTTCTGTTGCAGCTCGTGATAATCAGCTTCGCTATAGGCTGTGGCGGGGAGATTGGGTGGGTAATACACGCACCCCCCGCACAGCTCGTTGACATCAACCTTTTTTGACATAGAACTGGATCACCCCGTCGCTCTCGCCTGACTCCAAAAGCGTGTGTCCCGTCCGCTCGCACCAGGAAGGAATATCCGTCAGCGTGCCCGGATCGGTGGCGATGATCTCCAGCACTTCGCCGCTGTTGATCTTCTTCATCGCGACATTGGTTTCCACGATCGGCATGGGACAACATTTGCCGCTGGTATCCAGCTTGCTGTTGGCTTTGATATCACTCATCGTTTCGCTCCTTAAAAATACTGGCAATGTTCGGCTTTGGCGGCTTTTTCATTCAAAAACCACGATGCACCGACGATCCCGCTGGCTTCCGGAATCAGGTTATCCTCGTTGACGCCGAAGATACTGGAAGCCAGGCTGCAGGCATAAAAGTTCACGTTCTCGGTGGCTTTGAGGGCCTGAATCACATCATAGATATCCTGGGGCAGGCCGGCTTTACCCACCTGCTCGCGAACCCAGTCGTGTTGATCGGCATGTTCCCCCTGGATCACCTGCCCCCTGGCCCCGTCTTCGGTCAGGGCCTTCACCGCCCAGTTCACAAACAGCAGATCCACCTGGGTGCCTTCTGACCCCTGTATAAAGGCGAACGCCAGGGGGGTGAGCAGTTTGTCGTAACCGTCTTCACGGACCACGATTGCCAATGATTTCATCGTTGCCTCCTTAGAACGAACGTTCGTTCTAATTTATGGGCCAAAAAAAAGCCGATGCCACCTGAACCGATTGTTCAGACTGCCACCGACCGCCAGGCACATTGCCAGATCTCATCGAGATATTCCGGCAATGGCGCGTCCAGAATCCCGTCCAGACGTAACTGAATTAATCGCAGCGCCCCGCCAAACACGGCCGAGGCGGCAACCACCGGGGTCATCTCGCGGACCTCGCCGCTTTTCATCCCGGCCGCCACCATCTCGCGCATCTGCACGAAGGGGCGCGAGGAGCAGACCGGTTTCTGGTCCGGAATGAACTCCCGATGACGCGAGAACAGCATGAAGCGCATCACCGCCGGCTCCTGCTCGGTCAGCTCAAACAACCGTTGGATCACCGCCCGGCAGCGATCGTGGGCCGTGGGATGGGCGGCTTCGATCTGGCTGAATTGCGCTTCCATTCGCTCGACCAGGCTCTCGTACAGGCTGCGGGCAATCCCTTCCTTGTCGCCAAAGTAGTGATAGATGGAGCCGGTACTGACCGCAGAGACTTTCACGATGTCGGGAATCGAGGTATTGAAATACCCCTGCTCGGTAAAGAGCTCCAGGGCCGCCCCCAGCACCTGCTCGGTGGCCGGGGTGGTGCGATCGCGTTTGGTTGCAGTACCGGTTTCCATGCATCAAGACTAGAATGAACATTCGTTCTAGTCAAGCAATTAAAAACATTATTTAATGTATGTTTTTTTGGTCGGACTTTCGGGTAAGGCGCGCCTGGCGCCTGTCTTGTTGCTGAAAACTTGCGTGTACCTGCTATTCCGTCACACATAAATAGCTCAGCCGATTGACTAGTCTGAAATAATGTCAACATTCCACCGCATGGCTATGACCAGTTGAGCTGTTTAATTCGCTCGATTCAAATCAGAGGCATCCTGTTCATCGGCAAGTTTTTTCGATTTGATTAGCCGCTCAAGACCATTGATAGTCTTACGTCCTTCGTTCAGCATCTTTTGTTTAGCGATAGACGATCCGATCACGGGAGGTACCCAGAAATCGGGAACATAGTCGGCACTATAGATCACACGTGTCTTACTCCCTTCGTCAATCAGCCGCCACAGGCTTTTCCCGTATCGCAGGTCACTCTCCTCGGCAATAATACTTGACATGATATACCCCGGCCCCGGTTCAGAGACCATCGCAACCTGCTCAATCGTCTGACAGAAAACCCAGATACATCCTTTACTGACGAAGAAGATCTTGTGTTTATTATCACTTCTTTCAATTAAACGGCTCTCGATAACCGTATCGTTAACTTCTGGCATTTTACTGAAATCCATCAACGTGGACCTGATCTCCTTGTGACTCGCGTCGACCCTCATATCAAGATGCAACAGAAAATGGTCGTCCACCTCATTAACATAGTATTCCAGTAATTCACCCGCCTTTATCGGACCGACCAAGAGAGCAGCAAGTAAGATCATAAATATTCGACGCATGCTGTTCTCCCCTGGTCAGAATGTGACATTAATCAGCTTATTGCGAAGAATAGTGAATTTTTATGTCACATTTTTTACGTAATGCATAAAACAAAAAACATGGTCCAGGGAATGTCGTTTTCATATAACAACTGCCACTGATATAAAAGTATCTGAAATTGTACCCAGACTCCTATTCAACTCCCGGCCTGATTTGTTGCCCGCGGACATCCAGCACATATTGATTAATAACCATATTATTTTTACAGGCTAATCAGTTTCTCCTTGACCAGGTCGATTTCGACTTCCCAACGGTTCAGCATCTGGTGCCATATCGATATTTCTTTGGTGTTCTTGCTGTATGACTTGATAACGGATTGATACAGTTCGAGCATCGTTTCTGTGCAATTCGGAATACTCAGTTTTCGCGCATCAACACACGCCGCACGTTGCATTGCACACAATTTTTCTCTGTCGCAGATAATTCGATCCATCGTGACAGCAAATTCGCGGGCTGACGTATCTTGGGAAAACAGATAACCATTGCTTTCGTGGTCGACGATGTCACGTGCACCTGGCGCGTCCAGGGCGAACACCGGGTTCCCTGCTGCCATCGCCTCGGACAACACCAATCCCTGCGTGTCTGTTAACGACGTAAAAATAAAGGCATCCATCACAGCATAGGCATCCGCACTGTCCTGACCTTTCTTCTCGCCCACATATAGCAATTGCTTGCTTGCACCATTTTCAGCGAATAACGATTCAATGGCGGTAACAGAACGACCCGAACCCACCAGCAGGAATCGACGCCGATCCGGGTCCATGTTGACAAATTCCAGCGCAACCCGTGCAAGATAATCGAGGTTTTTTTCCGGATTGAGACGTCCCAGGTGCCCGAGAACAAAGTGTTCCGATTCCAGGTTGTGCTTTTTTCGAAATTCTTCACGATTACCAGCAGCATAAAAATCTGCATCAATACCTGTTGGAATTATTGAGATTGGCATAACAACTCCTCGTTCACGTAATTTCTCAGCAACGGACTTCGTTGGTGTAATCACATGATCGGACAGGTTTGCATAGGCAACCGGTAATTTTTCAGCAATGCCCCGCAAAATCGCCCAGTCCATCGGAAGCAGATACAGATAACGCTCCATGAACGTGTGATTGCTGTATATTAACGGGACATTGAGCCGGCGTGCCACCCGTAATGCAGAATCTCCCAGTAGAAAAGGCTGATGGCTATGTATAATATCAGGCTTGAAATCGTCAATACGGCGAGCGATACTGAGTGGAAGATAGGTTTTAAACGAGTAGGGAGTGCCTGCAAAATTCTTGATGGCGGGAACTCTCAAGACCTCATCAGTAGATTTTTTTACACTCTCGTATTGCGGTGCAACAACCAATACTCGATGCCTATAACGTCGCATTTCTGAAGAAAATGTCTCTATCGACTTTTCGATCCCACCCACTGCCGGATAGTACGTATTGGTGAACATGACAATTTTCACTATTCAATCTCCTGATGAGCG
Above is a genomic segment from Thiohalophilus sp. containing:
- a CDS encoding OmpA family protein; this translates as MDMNMKFLFPIILLTGSVLSACSTQPEKHAVLDMASSDYAQAQGDPDVTNYAAIELQQAGDALDKATDAQRKGEDQEVVDHLAYVAAKKVAIAQETAKMKVAEKAVANISTEREKIRLELRTTEADSARQQVKTAKERAERQETALEVSQAQTESSRQRLEAQVAETDSANVRIHQMEEELKELNARETERGMVITLGDVLFDTSKAELRDSSINSLKKLADFLKAYPERTAVIEGYTDSTGESSFNQSLSEKRAMAVRDSLLNMGVDRNRISTRGFGEANPVATNTTAAGRQSNRRVEIVLPQQQ
- a CDS encoding DUF3309 domain-containing protein, producing MLLTIVEPPLIVVFRNCSHSRNLAYVPNGLLGATLIIFPALMSRQEI
- a CDS encoding BON domain-containing protein; this encodes MLGCAPTEKKEGTGEYIDDTFITTKVKTAIFNEPTLKSAEINVETFKGIVQLSGFIRSQANIDKAVSLARGVKGVKSVKNDMLVK
- a CDS encoding lmo0937 family membrane protein; this translates as MLETIAVILIILWLLGLVSSYTMGGLIHILLVIALVVIVLRVIQGRRIL
- a CDS encoding DUF3330 domain-containing protein, whose product is MSKKPGSPEQASLPEKVSCTVCRKEVPRVDALKDEGEEYIRWFCGLDCYNQWRQDENENS
- a CDS encoding DUF2189 domain-containing protein; the encoded protein is MKTADSVKNDSPIYAACHSLTSRAPFGWLKKGWQDFRRAPWHSLVYGVIFAAIGWLLVSLAWTSESYLLVALFICLLVVGPALAFGLYDISHQLEKNHEPSFRHERSKAFLEMGHELMLALLLSLMFMFLLILVSIVMNVVTISGQSAASAAVPLSNTGFLVVAVIFGGLLFGASSFALPMILDRDADAMTAITTSFHAVWRNKSALALWALLILALTAIGFATALIGFVLIAPVLGYATWHAYRETIIT
- a CDS encoding phage tail protein encodes the protein MAEFSVNTHRFDPYKNFKFRIKWDGRYVAGVSKISSLKRNTEVIEWRQGGEPNLTRRMPGFTTFEPITLERGVTHDTEFEKWANKVWHLGAGSGSEVSLADFRKDLVLEVMNEAGQIVLAYKIYRCWVSNYQALPDLDANEPAIAIESLTLQHEGWERDTSVTEPTETST
- a CDS encoding MOSC domain-containing protein → MSLLNRLFSLPRHRALPELNAIYIASSAGAEMQSVDRIQVHEQTGLSGDRYSMARGFWQVTEACQVTLISEDDLDKAKKGLSDSLRARLDTGHHRRNLVIGNLKTRDLQDKTIRIGDAIFRYHKPRPPCGYLDKVEGKGLAGALWKNSGICLTVVSDGMIAVGDRVKIVRS
- a CDS encoding aspartate:alanine exchanger family transporter; amino-acid sequence: MLETEGVVPIEFFFRKTELIVTFLVILLGVAFGNLRIKGVGFGSSGVLIVAMIAGYFYQFEPIVILQDLGIVLFLLCVGLEAGPSFFRAFKQHGKRYILNVLILLSVAGVTVVAIITIAAVPTGIGLGLFAGAFTSSPALISALQFSPESEVIFGYGVAYPFGLLGVILFITISVKLLRGRMEAEVQSRSQMHTAVYKVNNPELSGKLIRDTDILQTHNVVVSGILRDLSLRTASGSTVLLVGDIVRLEGLTEDVQTVGEMLGEEVQEKFDENSELDTRSIVVENTSIVNRTLNDLGIRLRYNISITRVIRSNVEFVPRHDLSLEYGDVVVAVGTPYQLDQLELFLGHEHHTVQRRVDIGSLAATLFLAFAIGGLIIPVPTLGPFSLGLAGGALVAGLIFGHFGRIGNFIGRFPRNATAVLKELGLALFFVQVGFDTGQSFVESLDFQAVYYALYAVLFAVIPMLASFLFGHFYMKIPVSECFGVICGGMTFTPGLDIIRQADVSERPVIAYSSVYPVALILVIALVQGMHLALISLGVVD
- a CDS encoding SDR family oxidoreductase; this encodes MNSILVTGSNRGLGLEWVRQYARLGWRVYATCRFLEQAEELHRLASDHSNVSLHPLDVTRSEQIEALARELNEVAIDILVNNAGVYYERWGKDKLGSIDYDDWQQTFAVNVLGAMRVSEALLDSVARSRRRLLVGISSHMGSITDIGSGNDYAYRSSKAALNAAMTGLAHEVAPRKVGVLLLHPGWVQTRMGGDSAPYTRAESVQGMRQIIDDFTFEQSGIFLRFDGTRMPW